From a single Oreochromis niloticus isolate F11D_XX linkage group LG4, O_niloticus_UMD_NMBU, whole genome shotgun sequence genomic region:
- the ciita gene encoding MHC class II transactivator isoform X4 — protein MLEVDPNPITVALDLDLLLDDLADEINEKLLDVDSLFEYLELNDSLPHPSWPFDDLPTAAEVPITNSIEQIQKPKAKGQSRRRKRPRDSQPQLCSDESPKAKSPKPSGQPKTKESQAKPAVESGSDPASGPSPAETLPIPVTTTPPRFFRVYPSQTGSAIPIQIITISDSAGNPVQLSPPPPLIRFPIPGSATTPTYILVPTVSPPSKCQLPPLSPVDGTVAPVHMSSSPLGSLSETASKAMSPPCTSPVSPGNEMSPCKESPLPQSPKVLDIPQTVKDYIQEAKAHMSQTYQDMETGLSLSSHYVDVQVSQREVIRSGKNTNKCLDKELVIKGDTDRQKTMLALNQIFDGSNGERPRRYILLLGNAGMGKTTLIKKLCIDWSRDCIPQFDFVFLLDGKKLSVTEPVYSLQTLLLNLSSSAPSCVDPEAVYAQVLAAPKRVLIIFDGFDELRHYETLLQAQEKDLTASLQKDSKAKTFTVRQLYSAILQRVLLPGCTLLLSTRPRGTASQLLRRTDSLLEMCGFTPANVETYLSQYFSDPSVRESALESLKSMSYLNLLCWNPGLCRLVCLILEQSQSVDVLPRTLTGLCHQVLCLKMVKDSRSTPTHTEAQAQSVEDTETQTSNTSQVKKCSKNNQAKSRTQTRTSSRPQRAKKAHEQEAQVDKVDQDLKSSGGEAVTEDRELLSQLSTLAWEGVKANSSILPTGRDISAKVKAFGLRTGLFLSHHLRASPCLSSGAKEEGENETEAGETEQKTEHSERTANDITDHQNDQILLWANPFLQSYIAAVHLVLSRTVTDRSFLQTLPFQSGGKGRRRPQREELELTQRFAVGLLFHNRTELQRFHTHTETAFRDMVANKQGLVTKHLEGLSYADLSPSQILEACHYVYEASFTYNDGGRDAGRTRLVTHLAANLPEFLTFHGVQLSPPDVFTVQKALEQGGTEGRRFCLDLEDSGIQICGLRALVGLNDINTYRSCIADTITLWQLLEQSDEESLLQRAVSKFTIHPLKAKQVCHIEHLEKLVNIHIHKRLSDSSSESHSILSEGVPAVKELHKLEFELGPENGPLVLPKLWDLLPGLHNLQHLDLENSKIGDKGAEKLASALVSLPSLEILNLSQNCIGDEGVKKLADTLKDLPNLHCLSLYSNMISDEGAESLAAVLPHMASLTDLDVKFNKLTDVGAQSLGASLRNCTKIKTLRMWNQCIPFGVLERLIQQDSRILLH, from the exons ATGCTGGAAGTGGATCCCAATCCCATCACAGTTGCTTTGGACTTAGATCTGTTGCTAG ATGATTTGGCTGATGAGATAAATGAAAAATTGCTGG ATGTTGATTCCCTCTTTGAATACTTGGAACTCAACGACAGCC TTCCTCATCCCTCATGGCCCTTTGATGACCTCCCCACGGCAGCTGAGGTACCTATCACCAACAGCATTGAGCAGATACAGAAACCCAAAGCAAAAGGCCAATCACGAAGGAGAAAAAGACCGAGAG ATTCTCAGCCACAGCTGTGCTCCGATGAAAGCCCCAAAGCAAAAAGCCCAAAACCATCAG GTCAACCAAAAACCAAAGAGTCACAGGCTAAGCCAGCTGTTGAGTCAG GCAGTGATCCCGCATCAGGGCCGAGTCCAGCAGAGACTTTACCAATACCGGTCACCACCACTCCACCAAGATTTTTTCGTGTCTACCCTTCCCAAACAGGCTCAGCGATTCCCATTCAGATTATCACTATCTCAGATTCCGCTGGAAATCCAGTCCagctttctcctcctcctccactcaTTAGGTTTCCAATCCCCGGCAGCGCCACTACACCTACATATATATTAG TTCCTACTGTGTCACCACCCTCTAAATGCCAATTGCCACCACTCTCCCCAG TCGATGGCACAGTCGCTCCGGTCCATATGAGTTCGTCCCCACTGGGTTCTCTGTCAGAAACAGCTAGCAAAGCCATGTCTCCCCCTTGTACCTCACCTGTATCCCCAGGCAATG AAATGTCCCCATGTAAGGAATCACCTCTTCCTCAGTCTCCCAAGGTCCTTGATATTCCAC aGACTGTCAAGGACTACATTCAAGAAGCTAAAGCTCACATGAGTCAAACCTACCAGGATATGGAGACGGGCCTCAGCCTGTCTTCTCATTATGTAGATGTTCAAGTGAGCCAAAGAGAGGTAATTCGCTCTgggaaaaatacaaacaaatgccTGGACAAGGAACTAGTCATCAAGGGAGACACAGATCGGCAAAAGACCATGCTGGCACTGAATCAG ATCTTTGATGGTTCAAATGGAGAAAGACCCAGACGATACATTTTGCTGCTTGGCAATGCCGGCATGGGAAAAACAACTCTGATCAAGAAGCTGTGTATTGATTGGTCCAGAGACTGCATCCCTCAGTTTGACTTTGTATTCCTATTAGATGGCAAAAAACTGAGTGTGACAGAGCCGGTCTACAGCCTTCAGACACTCCTGCTCAACCTCTCCTCCTCTGCCCCATCCTGTGTGGACCCAGAAGCAGTGTATGCTCAAGTCCTCGCAGCCCCTAAGCGTGTGCTCatcatttttgatggttttgACGAATTGCGGCACTATGAAACTCTACTTCAAGCTCAGGAAAAAGACCTAACAGCTTCACTGCAAAAAGACAGCAAGGCAAAGACTTTTACAGTAAGGCAGTTGTATTCTGCCATTCTTCAAAGGGTCCTGCTTCCAGGCTGCACTCTTCTACTCTCCACCAGGCCACGGGGAACTGCCAGCCAGCTGCTCAGGCGTACAGACAGCCTTCTGGAGATGTGCGGGTTTACCCCGGCAAATGTGGAAACATATTTGTCCCAGTACTTCTCTGATCCTAGCGTCAGAGAATCAGCTTTGGAGAGCCTAAAAAGCATGAGCTACCTAAATCTTCTTTGCTGGAACCCCGGACTATGCCGGCTGGTGTGCTTGATTTTAGAGCAGTCTCAAAGTGTGGATGTCCTACCAAGAACTTTAACTGGGCTCTGTCATCAGGTGCTGTGTTTAAAAATGGTTAAAGACAGCAGGAGTACTCCCACACACACTGAAGCTCAGGCTCAATCTGTAGAAGACACTGAGACACAAACTTCAAATACCTCTCAGGTGAAGAAGTGTTCGAAAAATAATCAGGCAAAGTCCAGAACACAGACACGCACTTCCTCTCGCCCCCAAAGAGCAAAGAAGGCACACGAACAGGAGGCGCAAGTAGACAAGGTGGATCAGGATCTCAAGAGCAGTGGCGGAGAAGCCGTAACGGAGGACAGGGAGTTGTTGTCCCAGCTGAGCACTTTGGCCTGGGAAGGGGTCAAAGCCAACTCTTCCATCCTTCCCACAGGACGGGACATATCTGCCAAAGTCAAGGCGTTTGGCCTGAGAACAggcctctttctctctcaccacCTGAGAGCGAGTCCATGCCTCTCAAGTGGTGCCAAGGAGGAAGGAGAAAatgagacagaagctggagagACAGAACAGAAGACTGAACACAGTGAAAGGACTGCCAATGATATAACTGATCACCAAAATGACCAGATCCTCTTGTGGGCCAACCCTTTCCTTCAGAGTTACATTGCAGCAGTTCATCTGGTTTTGTCAAG GACTGTAACAGACCGGTCCTTTCTCCAGACCCTCCCTTTCCAGTCTGGAGGGAAAGGTCGTCGGCGACCTCAAAGGGAGGAACTTGAGCTCACTCAGCGATTTGCAGTTGGCCTCTTGTTCCACAATAGGACAGAACTGCAGCGAttccacacacatacagagacagCCTTTAGAGATATGGTGGCTAACAAGCAGGGGTTGGTAACAAAACACCTGGAAGGGCTTTCCTACGCTGACCTTAGTCCCTCCCAAATCTTGGAGGCATGCCACTACGTCTACGAGGCGAGTTTTACGTACAATGATGGTGGCCGAGACGCTGGCAGGACACGGCTGGTGACACACCTGGCAGCAAATCTTCCAGAGTTCCTGACGTTTCATGGAGTTCAACTAAGCCCACCAGATGTGTTCACTGTTCAGAAAGCGCTTGAACAGGGGGGAACTGAAGGCAGACGTTTCTGTTTGGACCTGGAGGACTCTGGCATCCAGATCTGTGGACTTAGAGCTCTGGTTGGCCTCAACGACATCAACACATACAG GTCATGCATTGCTGACACCATCACCCTCTGGCAGCTGCTGGAGCAGAGTGACGAAGAAAGTCTCCTCCAGAGGGCAGTGTCCAAGTTCACAATCCATCCTCTGAAAGCTAAACAGGTGTGTCATATAGAGCACCTGGAAAAGCTGGTGAACATACACATTCACAAGAGGCTATCAGACAG CTCCAGCGAGTCTCACTCCATCCTGTCTGAGGGAGTGCCGGCAGTTAAAGAGCTACACAAGCTGGAGTTTGA ACTTGGTCCAGAAAATGGTCCTCTGGTTCTTCCGAAGCTGTGGGATCTCCTGCCAGGGCTGCATAACCTACAGCACTTGGA CCTAGAGAACAGCAAGATCGGGGACAAAGGAGCAGAGAAGCTGGCCAGTGCGTTAGTCTCACTCCCTTCTTTGGAGATACTTAA TCTATCACAGAACTGCATAGGAGACGAGGGTGTGAAGAAATTAGCAGACACACTGAAGGACCTGCCTAATCTGCACTGTTTAAG TCTCTACAGCAACATGATTTCTGATGAAGGGGCAGAGAGTTTAGCAGCTGTTCTCCCACACATGGCTTCCCTCACTGACCTTGA TGTAAAGTTTAACAAACTAACAGATGTCGGCGCACAAAGCTTAGGAGCCAGCCTAAGAAACTGTACAAAAATTAAGACTTTAAG GATGTGGAACCAGTGCATCCCTTTCGGTGTGCTTGAGAGACTCATTCAGCAGGACAGCCGCATCCTATTGCACTAA
- the ciita gene encoding MHC class II transactivator isoform X2, whose product MKVRRHRIIRFLDGVAPTIIDPHTCTMHENNRSDLVLSENVKMLEVDPNPITVALDLDLLLDDLADEINEKLLDVDSLFEYLELNDSLPHPSWPFDDLPTAAEVPITNSIEQIQKPKAKGQSRRRKRPRDSQPQLCSDESPKAKSPKPSGQPKTKESQAKPAVESGSDPASGPSPAETLPIPVTTTPPRFFRVYPSQTGSAIPIQIITISDSAGNPVQLSPPPPLIRFPIPGSATTPTYILVPTVSPPSKCQLPPLSPVDGTVAPVHMSSSPLGSLSETASKAMSPPCTSPVSPGNEMSPCKESPLPQSPKVLDIPQTVKDYIQEAKAHMSQTYQDMETGLSLSSHYVDVQVSQREVIRSGKNTNKCLDKELVIKGDTDRQKTMLALNQIFDGSNGERPRRYILLLGNAGMGKTTLIKKLCIDWSRDCIPQFDFVFLLDGKKLSVTEPVYSLQTLLLNLSSSAPSCVDPEAVYAQVLAAPKRVLIIFDGFDELRHYETLLQAQEKDLTASLQKDSKAKTFTVRQLYSAILQRVLLPGCTLLLSTRPRGTASQLLRRTDSLLEMCGFTPANVETYLSQYFSDPSVRESALESLKSMSYLNLLCWNPGLCRLVCLILEQSQSVDVLPRTLTGLCHQVLCLKMVKDSRSTPTHTEAQAQSVEDTETQTSNTSQVKKCSKNNQAKSRTQTRTSSRPQRAKKAHEQEAQVDKVDQDLKSSGGEAVTEDRELLSQLSTLAWEGVKANSSILPTGRDISAKVKAFGLRTGLFLSHHLRASPCLSSGAKEEGENETEAGETEQKTEHSERTANDITDHQNDQILLWANPFLQSYIAAVHLVLSRTVTDRSFLQTLPFQSGGKGRRRPQREELELTQRFAVGLLFHNRTELQRFHTHTETAFRDMVANKQGLVTKHLEGLSYADLSPSQILEACHYVYEASFTYNDGGRDAGRTRLVTHLAANLPEFLTFHGVQLSPPDVFTVQKALEQGGTEGRRFCLDLEDSGIQICGLRALVGLNDINTYRSCIADTITLWQLLEQSDEESLLQRAVSKFTIHPLKAKQVCHIEHLEKLVNIHIHKRLSDSSSESHSILSEGVPAVKELHKLEFELGPENGPLVLPKLWDLLPGLHNLQHLDLENSKIGDKGAEKLASALVSLPSLEILNLSQNCIGDEGVKKLADTLKDLPNLHCLSLYSNMISDEGAESLAAVLPHMASLTDLDVKFNKLTDVGAQSLGASLRNCTKIKTLRMWNQCIPFGVLERLIQQDSRILLH is encoded by the exons ATGGAGTCGCACCCACCATCATAGACCCCCACACGTGTACAATGCACGAAAATAACAGATCAGACCTTGTCTTAAGTGAAA ATGTCAAGATGCTGGAAGTGGATCCCAATCCCATCACAGTTGCTTTGGACTTAGATCTGTTGCTAG ATGATTTGGCTGATGAGATAAATGAAAAATTGCTGG ATGTTGATTCCCTCTTTGAATACTTGGAACTCAACGACAGCC TTCCTCATCCCTCATGGCCCTTTGATGACCTCCCCACGGCAGCTGAGGTACCTATCACCAACAGCATTGAGCAGATACAGAAACCCAAAGCAAAAGGCCAATCACGAAGGAGAAAAAGACCGAGAG ATTCTCAGCCACAGCTGTGCTCCGATGAAAGCCCCAAAGCAAAAAGCCCAAAACCATCAG GTCAACCAAAAACCAAAGAGTCACAGGCTAAGCCAGCTGTTGAGTCAG GCAGTGATCCCGCATCAGGGCCGAGTCCAGCAGAGACTTTACCAATACCGGTCACCACCACTCCACCAAGATTTTTTCGTGTCTACCCTTCCCAAACAGGCTCAGCGATTCCCATTCAGATTATCACTATCTCAGATTCCGCTGGAAATCCAGTCCagctttctcctcctcctccactcaTTAGGTTTCCAATCCCCGGCAGCGCCACTACACCTACATATATATTAG TTCCTACTGTGTCACCACCCTCTAAATGCCAATTGCCACCACTCTCCCCAG TCGATGGCACAGTCGCTCCGGTCCATATGAGTTCGTCCCCACTGGGTTCTCTGTCAGAAACAGCTAGCAAAGCCATGTCTCCCCCTTGTACCTCACCTGTATCCCCAGGCAATG AAATGTCCCCATGTAAGGAATCACCTCTTCCTCAGTCTCCCAAGGTCCTTGATATTCCAC aGACTGTCAAGGACTACATTCAAGAAGCTAAAGCTCACATGAGTCAAACCTACCAGGATATGGAGACGGGCCTCAGCCTGTCTTCTCATTATGTAGATGTTCAAGTGAGCCAAAGAGAGGTAATTCGCTCTgggaaaaatacaaacaaatgccTGGACAAGGAACTAGTCATCAAGGGAGACACAGATCGGCAAAAGACCATGCTGGCACTGAATCAG ATCTTTGATGGTTCAAATGGAGAAAGACCCAGACGATACATTTTGCTGCTTGGCAATGCCGGCATGGGAAAAACAACTCTGATCAAGAAGCTGTGTATTGATTGGTCCAGAGACTGCATCCCTCAGTTTGACTTTGTATTCCTATTAGATGGCAAAAAACTGAGTGTGACAGAGCCGGTCTACAGCCTTCAGACACTCCTGCTCAACCTCTCCTCCTCTGCCCCATCCTGTGTGGACCCAGAAGCAGTGTATGCTCAAGTCCTCGCAGCCCCTAAGCGTGTGCTCatcatttttgatggttttgACGAATTGCGGCACTATGAAACTCTACTTCAAGCTCAGGAAAAAGACCTAACAGCTTCACTGCAAAAAGACAGCAAGGCAAAGACTTTTACAGTAAGGCAGTTGTATTCTGCCATTCTTCAAAGGGTCCTGCTTCCAGGCTGCACTCTTCTACTCTCCACCAGGCCACGGGGAACTGCCAGCCAGCTGCTCAGGCGTACAGACAGCCTTCTGGAGATGTGCGGGTTTACCCCGGCAAATGTGGAAACATATTTGTCCCAGTACTTCTCTGATCCTAGCGTCAGAGAATCAGCTTTGGAGAGCCTAAAAAGCATGAGCTACCTAAATCTTCTTTGCTGGAACCCCGGACTATGCCGGCTGGTGTGCTTGATTTTAGAGCAGTCTCAAAGTGTGGATGTCCTACCAAGAACTTTAACTGGGCTCTGTCATCAGGTGCTGTGTTTAAAAATGGTTAAAGACAGCAGGAGTACTCCCACACACACTGAAGCTCAGGCTCAATCTGTAGAAGACACTGAGACACAAACTTCAAATACCTCTCAGGTGAAGAAGTGTTCGAAAAATAATCAGGCAAAGTCCAGAACACAGACACGCACTTCCTCTCGCCCCCAAAGAGCAAAGAAGGCACACGAACAGGAGGCGCAAGTAGACAAGGTGGATCAGGATCTCAAGAGCAGTGGCGGAGAAGCCGTAACGGAGGACAGGGAGTTGTTGTCCCAGCTGAGCACTTTGGCCTGGGAAGGGGTCAAAGCCAACTCTTCCATCCTTCCCACAGGACGGGACATATCTGCCAAAGTCAAGGCGTTTGGCCTGAGAACAggcctctttctctctcaccacCTGAGAGCGAGTCCATGCCTCTCAAGTGGTGCCAAGGAGGAAGGAGAAAatgagacagaagctggagagACAGAACAGAAGACTGAACACAGTGAAAGGACTGCCAATGATATAACTGATCACCAAAATGACCAGATCCTCTTGTGGGCCAACCCTTTCCTTCAGAGTTACATTGCAGCAGTTCATCTGGTTTTGTCAAG GACTGTAACAGACCGGTCCTTTCTCCAGACCCTCCCTTTCCAGTCTGGAGGGAAAGGTCGTCGGCGACCTCAAAGGGAGGAACTTGAGCTCACTCAGCGATTTGCAGTTGGCCTCTTGTTCCACAATAGGACAGAACTGCAGCGAttccacacacatacagagacagCCTTTAGAGATATGGTGGCTAACAAGCAGGGGTTGGTAACAAAACACCTGGAAGGGCTTTCCTACGCTGACCTTAGTCCCTCCCAAATCTTGGAGGCATGCCACTACGTCTACGAGGCGAGTTTTACGTACAATGATGGTGGCCGAGACGCTGGCAGGACACGGCTGGTGACACACCTGGCAGCAAATCTTCCAGAGTTCCTGACGTTTCATGGAGTTCAACTAAGCCCACCAGATGTGTTCACTGTTCAGAAAGCGCTTGAACAGGGGGGAACTGAAGGCAGACGTTTCTGTTTGGACCTGGAGGACTCTGGCATCCAGATCTGTGGACTTAGAGCTCTGGTTGGCCTCAACGACATCAACACATACAG GTCATGCATTGCTGACACCATCACCCTCTGGCAGCTGCTGGAGCAGAGTGACGAAGAAAGTCTCCTCCAGAGGGCAGTGTCCAAGTTCACAATCCATCCTCTGAAAGCTAAACAGGTGTGTCATATAGAGCACCTGGAAAAGCTGGTGAACATACACATTCACAAGAGGCTATCAGACAG CTCCAGCGAGTCTCACTCCATCCTGTCTGAGGGAGTGCCGGCAGTTAAAGAGCTACACAAGCTGGAGTTTGA ACTTGGTCCAGAAAATGGTCCTCTGGTTCTTCCGAAGCTGTGGGATCTCCTGCCAGGGCTGCATAACCTACAGCACTTGGA CCTAGAGAACAGCAAGATCGGGGACAAAGGAGCAGAGAAGCTGGCCAGTGCGTTAGTCTCACTCCCTTCTTTGGAGATACTTAA TCTATCACAGAACTGCATAGGAGACGAGGGTGTGAAGAAATTAGCAGACACACTGAAGGACCTGCCTAATCTGCACTGTTTAAG TCTCTACAGCAACATGATTTCTGATGAAGGGGCAGAGAGTTTAGCAGCTGTTCTCCCACACATGGCTTCCCTCACTGACCTTGA TGTAAAGTTTAACAAACTAACAGATGTCGGCGCACAAAGCTTAGGAGCCAGCCTAAGAAACTGTACAAAAATTAAGACTTTAAG GATGTGGAACCAGTGCATCCCTTTCGGTGTGCTTGAGAGACTCATTCAGCAGGACAGCCGCATCCTATTGCACTAA
- the ciita gene encoding MHC class II transactivator isoform X3, with the protein MHENNRSDLVLSENVKMLEVDPNPITVALDLDLLLDDLADEINEKLLDVDSLFEYLELNDSLPHPSWPFDDLPTAAEVPITNSIEQIQKPKAKGQSRRRKRPRDSQPQLCSDESPKAKSPKPSGQPKTKESQAKPAVESGSDPASGPSPAETLPIPVTTTPPRFFRVYPSQTGSAIPIQIITISDSAGNPVQLSPPPPLIRFPIPGSATTPTYILVPTVSPPSKCQLPPLSPVDGTVAPVHMSSSPLGSLSETASKAMSPPCTSPVSPGNEMSPCKESPLPQSPKVLDIPQTVKDYIQEAKAHMSQTYQDMETGLSLSSHYVDVQVSQREVIRSGKNTNKCLDKELVIKGDTDRQKTMLALNQIFDGSNGERPRRYILLLGNAGMGKTTLIKKLCIDWSRDCIPQFDFVFLLDGKKLSVTEPVYSLQTLLLNLSSSAPSCVDPEAVYAQVLAAPKRVLIIFDGFDELRHYETLLQAQEKDLTASLQKDSKAKTFTVRQLYSAILQRVLLPGCTLLLSTRPRGTASQLLRRTDSLLEMCGFTPANVETYLSQYFSDPSVRESALESLKSMSYLNLLCWNPGLCRLVCLILEQSQSVDVLPRTLTGLCHQVLCLKMVKDSRSTPTHTEAQAQSVEDTETQTSNTSQVKKCSKNNQAKSRTQTRTSSRPQRAKKAHEQEAQVDKVDQDLKSSGGEAVTEDRELLSQLSTLAWEGVKANSSILPTGRDISAKVKAFGLRTGLFLSHHLRASPCLSSGAKEEGENETEAGETEQKTEHSERTANDITDHQNDQILLWANPFLQSYIAAVHLVLSRTVTDRSFLQTLPFQSGGKGRRRPQREELELTQRFAVGLLFHNRTELQRFHTHTETAFRDMVANKQGLVTKHLEGLSYADLSPSQILEACHYVYEASFTYNDGGRDAGRTRLVTHLAANLPEFLTFHGVQLSPPDVFTVQKALEQGGTEGRRFCLDLEDSGIQICGLRALVGLNDINTYRSCIADTITLWQLLEQSDEESLLQRAVSKFTIHPLKAKQVCHIEHLEKLVNIHIHKRLSDSSSESHSILSEGVPAVKELHKLEFELGPENGPLVLPKLWDLLPGLHNLQHLDLENSKIGDKGAEKLASALVSLPSLEILNLSQNCIGDEGVKKLADTLKDLPNLHCLSLYSNMISDEGAESLAAVLPHMASLTDLDVKFNKLTDVGAQSLGASLRNCTKIKTLRMWNQCIPFGVLERLIQQDSRILLH; encoded by the exons ATGCACGAAAATAACAGATCAGACCTTGTCTTAAGTGAAA ATGTCAAGATGCTGGAAGTGGATCCCAATCCCATCACAGTTGCTTTGGACTTAGATCTGTTGCTAG ATGATTTGGCTGATGAGATAAATGAAAAATTGCTGG ATGTTGATTCCCTCTTTGAATACTTGGAACTCAACGACAGCC TTCCTCATCCCTCATGGCCCTTTGATGACCTCCCCACGGCAGCTGAGGTACCTATCACCAACAGCATTGAGCAGATACAGAAACCCAAAGCAAAAGGCCAATCACGAAGGAGAAAAAGACCGAGAG ATTCTCAGCCACAGCTGTGCTCCGATGAAAGCCCCAAAGCAAAAAGCCCAAAACCATCAG GTCAACCAAAAACCAAAGAGTCACAGGCTAAGCCAGCTGTTGAGTCAG GCAGTGATCCCGCATCAGGGCCGAGTCCAGCAGAGACTTTACCAATACCGGTCACCACCACTCCACCAAGATTTTTTCGTGTCTACCCTTCCCAAACAGGCTCAGCGATTCCCATTCAGATTATCACTATCTCAGATTCCGCTGGAAATCCAGTCCagctttctcctcctcctccactcaTTAGGTTTCCAATCCCCGGCAGCGCCACTACACCTACATATATATTAG TTCCTACTGTGTCACCACCCTCTAAATGCCAATTGCCACCACTCTCCCCAG TCGATGGCACAGTCGCTCCGGTCCATATGAGTTCGTCCCCACTGGGTTCTCTGTCAGAAACAGCTAGCAAAGCCATGTCTCCCCCTTGTACCTCACCTGTATCCCCAGGCAATG AAATGTCCCCATGTAAGGAATCACCTCTTCCTCAGTCTCCCAAGGTCCTTGATATTCCAC aGACTGTCAAGGACTACATTCAAGAAGCTAAAGCTCACATGAGTCAAACCTACCAGGATATGGAGACGGGCCTCAGCCTGTCTTCTCATTATGTAGATGTTCAAGTGAGCCAAAGAGAGGTAATTCGCTCTgggaaaaatacaaacaaatgccTGGACAAGGAACTAGTCATCAAGGGAGACACAGATCGGCAAAAGACCATGCTGGCACTGAATCAG ATCTTTGATGGTTCAAATGGAGAAAGACCCAGACGATACATTTTGCTGCTTGGCAATGCCGGCATGGGAAAAACAACTCTGATCAAGAAGCTGTGTATTGATTGGTCCAGAGACTGCATCCCTCAGTTTGACTTTGTATTCCTATTAGATGGCAAAAAACTGAGTGTGACAGAGCCGGTCTACAGCCTTCAGACACTCCTGCTCAACCTCTCCTCCTCTGCCCCATCCTGTGTGGACCCAGAAGCAGTGTATGCTCAAGTCCTCGCAGCCCCTAAGCGTGTGCTCatcatttttgatggttttgACGAATTGCGGCACTATGAAACTCTACTTCAAGCTCAGGAAAAAGACCTAACAGCTTCACTGCAAAAAGACAGCAAGGCAAAGACTTTTACAGTAAGGCAGTTGTATTCTGCCATTCTTCAAAGGGTCCTGCTTCCAGGCTGCACTCTTCTACTCTCCACCAGGCCACGGGGAACTGCCAGCCAGCTGCTCAGGCGTACAGACAGCCTTCTGGAGATGTGCGGGTTTACCCCGGCAAATGTGGAAACATATTTGTCCCAGTACTTCTCTGATCCTAGCGTCAGAGAATCAGCTTTGGAGAGCCTAAAAAGCATGAGCTACCTAAATCTTCTTTGCTGGAACCCCGGACTATGCCGGCTGGTGTGCTTGATTTTAGAGCAGTCTCAAAGTGTGGATGTCCTACCAAGAACTTTAACTGGGCTCTGTCATCAGGTGCTGTGTTTAAAAATGGTTAAAGACAGCAGGAGTACTCCCACACACACTGAAGCTCAGGCTCAATCTGTAGAAGACACTGAGACACAAACTTCAAATACCTCTCAGGTGAAGAAGTGTTCGAAAAATAATCAGGCAAAGTCCAGAACACAGACACGCACTTCCTCTCGCCCCCAAAGAGCAAAGAAGGCACACGAACAGGAGGCGCAAGTAGACAAGGTGGATCAGGATCTCAAGAGCAGTGGCGGAGAAGCCGTAACGGAGGACAGGGAGTTGTTGTCCCAGCTGAGCACTTTGGCCTGGGAAGGGGTCAAAGCCAACTCTTCCATCCTTCCCACAGGACGGGACATATCTGCCAAAGTCAAGGCGTTTGGCCTGAGAACAggcctctttctctctcaccacCTGAGAGCGAGTCCATGCCTCTCAAGTGGTGCCAAGGAGGAAGGAGAAAatgagacagaagctggagagACAGAACAGAAGACTGAACACAGTGAAAGGACTGCCAATGATATAACTGATCACCAAAATGACCAGATCCTCTTGTGGGCCAACCCTTTCCTTCAGAGTTACATTGCAGCAGTTCATCTGGTTTTGTCAAG GACTGTAACAGACCGGTCCTTTCTCCAGACCCTCCCTTTCCAGTCTGGAGGGAAAGGTCGTCGGCGACCTCAAAGGGAGGAACTTGAGCTCACTCAGCGATTTGCAGTTGGCCTCTTGTTCCACAATAGGACAGAACTGCAGCGAttccacacacatacagagacagCCTTTAGAGATATGGTGGCTAACAAGCAGGGGTTGGTAACAAAACACCTGGAAGGGCTTTCCTACGCTGACCTTAGTCCCTCCCAAATCTTGGAGGCATGCCACTACGTCTACGAGGCGAGTTTTACGTACAATGATGGTGGCCGAGACGCTGGCAGGACACGGCTGGTGACACACCTGGCAGCAAATCTTCCAGAGTTCCTGACGTTTCATGGAGTTCAACTAAGCCCACCAGATGTGTTCACTGTTCAGAAAGCGCTTGAACAGGGGGGAACTGAAGGCAGACGTTTCTGTTTGGACCTGGAGGACTCTGGCATCCAGATCTGTGGACTTAGAGCTCTGGTTGGCCTCAACGACATCAACACATACAG GTCATGCATTGCTGACACCATCACCCTCTGGCAGCTGCTGGAGCAGAGTGACGAAGAAAGTCTCCTCCAGAGGGCAGTGTCCAAGTTCACAATCCATCCTCTGAAAGCTAAACAGGTGTGTCATATAGAGCACCTGGAAAAGCTGGTGAACATACACATTCACAAGAGGCTATCAGACAG CTCCAGCGAGTCTCACTCCATCCTGTCTGAGGGAGTGCCGGCAGTTAAAGAGCTACACAAGCTGGAGTTTGA ACTTGGTCCAGAAAATGGTCCTCTGGTTCTTCCGAAGCTGTGGGATCTCCTGCCAGGGCTGCATAACCTACAGCACTTGGA CCTAGAGAACAGCAAGATCGGGGACAAAGGAGCAGAGAAGCTGGCCAGTGCGTTAGTCTCACTCCCTTCTTTGGAGATACTTAA TCTATCACAGAACTGCATAGGAGACGAGGGTGTGAAGAAATTAGCAGACACACTGAAGGACCTGCCTAATCTGCACTGTTTAAG TCTCTACAGCAACATGATTTCTGATGAAGGGGCAGAGAGTTTAGCAGCTGTTCTCCCACACATGGCTTCCCTCACTGACCTTGA TGTAAAGTTTAACAAACTAACAGATGTCGGCGCACAAAGCTTAGGAGCCAGCCTAAGAAACTGTACAAAAATTAAGACTTTAAG GATGTGGAACCAGTGCATCCCTTTCGGTGTGCTTGAGAGACTCATTCAGCAGGACAGCCGCATCCTATTGCACTAA